A window from Argopecten irradians isolate NY chromosome 3, Ai_NY, whole genome shotgun sequence encodes these proteins:
- the LOC138320191 gene encoding polypeptide N-acetylgalactosaminyltransferase 16-like, translated as MKKFRRLCALLIISLILLCVLHYSGDLPYLYKAFLISKHWISSDTEDGKTHSIILGSFDPGSFLQPPSESDKQDPFLNHAFNVLKSDDIPFDRTLPDSRNKRCKARSLANLPATSVIIAYYNEARSTLLRTVVSVLMRTPPELIKEILLIDDFSDDAEVGRLLPAIPKVQVIRNKKREGLIRSRVRGAGLAESEVLTFLDSHCEVNVGWLEPLSLG; from the exons atgaagaaatttcgACGATTATGTGCACTTTTGATTATATCATTGATACTCTTGTGTGTACTGCATTACTCAGGAGATTTACCATATCTGTATAAGGCGTTTCTAATTTCCAAACACTGGATCTCCAGTGATACAGAAGATGGAAAA ACTCACAGTATAATTCTtggaagttttgatccaggatCTTTCCTTCAGCCACCATCAGAATCGGACAAACAGGACCCTTTCCTGAACCATGCTTTCAATGTTCTCAAAAGCGATGATATTCCATTTGACCGTACTCTTCCTGACAGTAGGAACAAGAG aTGCAAGGCAAGATCATTGGCAAACTTACCAGCAACAAGTGTGATTATTGCGTATTATAACGAAGCGAGATCAACACTACTTAGAACGGTTGTCAG TGTGTTGATGCGGACTCCCCCCGAGCTGATCAAAGAGATTCTGCTCATCGATGACTTCAGCGATGACG CTGAAGTTGGTCGTTTACTTCCTGCGATTCCCAAAGTTCAAGTTATCAGGAACAAAAAACGTGAAG GTCTGATTAGATCTCGAGTAAGAGGTGCTGGTTTAGCCGAGAGTGAGGTCCTGACCTTCCTAGATAGTCATTGCGAGGTCAATGTAGGCTGGCTAGAACCACtctctttaggatag
- the LOC138317253 gene encoding uncharacterized protein, with protein sequence MPTWFGLDHRTLAVGTVALTTGVAAFSTYKWLSERKRRAADNVYESEKLLSEYLVFHYGSQKEVLRYDFGPVDALDFPKRCADVCLKHTNGLESRIPSRALDIGCAVGRSSFELARQFKEVIGIDYSQSFVDACTHMKDLQERVYFVQDEGELSTPHLAKVADDIDRSRTSFQQGDACDLARDLGQFGCVLAANLICRLHQPFNFLRRMKDLVAPGGILVITSPYTWMQDFTDKSVWMGGYKDKDGHPVTGFDTLKKEFGPDFDLVDAMNMPFFIRETARKNQWTVAHCTVWRRKAN encoded by the exons ATGCCTACATGGTTCGGCCTCGATCACCGGACACTTGCAGTCGGGACGGTAGCCCTAACAACTGGCGTCGCTGCTTTTTCCACTTATAAATGGTTGTCGGAACGGAAAAGGCGAGCCGCAGACAACGTGTACGAATCGGAAAAACTCCTTAGTGAATATTTAGTATTTCACTATGGGTCTCAGAAGGAAGTGTTACGATATGACTTCGGCCCAGTTGATGCTCTAGATTTCCCCAAACGTTGTGCGGATGTCTGTCTCAAACATACAAATGGATTAGAG TCAAGGATTCCATCCAGAGCTCTAGATATTGGGTGTGCTGTAGGCCGATCAAGCTTTGAGTTGGCCCGGCAGTTTAAGGAAGTGATCGGAATTGACTACAGCCAGTCGTTTGTAGATGCCTGTACTCACATGAAGGACCTCCAGGAAAGGGTTTACTTTGTTCAAGACGAAGGAGAACTTTCTACACCTCACCTCGCCAAGGTGGCGGACGATATT GATCGGTCCCGAACCAGTTTCCAGCAGGGTGATGCCTGCGACCTTGCTCGTGATCTAGGCCAGTTTGGATGTGTTCTAGCTGCGAACTTGATATGCCGACTTCACCAGCCTTTCAACTTCCTACGTAGAATGAAGGATTTGGTGGCGCCAGGTGGAATCCTtgtaattacctccccttacacCTGGATGCAGGATTTTACTGACAAA AGTGTGTGGATGGGTGGTTATAAGGATAAAGATGGTCATCCTGTGACAGGATTTGACACCTTAAAGAAGGAATTCGGACCAGACTTTGATTTAGTGGATGCCATGAATATGCCGTTTTTTATTAGGGAAACTGCACGCAAAAACCAGTGGACAGTAGCACACTGTACAGTTTGGAGGAGGAAAGCAAATTAG